A single region of the Brassica rapa cultivar Chiifu-401-42 chromosome A03, CAAS_Brap_v3.01, whole genome shotgun sequence genome encodes:
- the LOC103859214 gene encoding U-box domain-containing protein 9 — protein MAKTGFFDSDPTAIAKAKELKREMKKLLSNIEEEDGLSVQTIDQLQETLSAFRQATTMRKMAKSSSLEMLETAVSCPDEFRCPLSNELMRDPVVLASGQTYDKLFIQRWLSSGNRTCPKTEQVLPHTALTPNVLIRDMISKWCKTVGLETKNLHESKKAVTRSDREIFNSLLCKLSSSSNIQDQRSAAKELRLLTKKGTEFRALFGESSEGITRLVSPLLLNRDEQLQEDVITTLLNISIHDDSNKKLVCENPNVIPLLIDALTRGTVATRSNAAAAIFTLSALDSNKALIGKSGVLKPLIDLLEEGNPLAIKDAAAAIFTLCIAHENRSRAVKEGAVRVLGKKISEGLYVDELLALLAMLVTHWKAVEELGELGGVSWLLKITRESECKRNKENAIVILHTICFSDRTKWKEIREEESGHGTITRLAREGTSRAQRKANGILDRLRKAMNLTHTA, from the exons ATGGCAAAGACCGGATTTTTCGATTCGGATCCGACGGCGATTGCTAAAGCTAAGGAGCTAAAGCGTGAGATGAAGAAACTTCTGAGTAACATCGAGGAAGAGGATGGTTTAAGCGTTCAGACAATCGATCAGTTGCAGGAAACTCTGTCCGCGTTTAGACAAGCGACGACGATGAGGAAGATGGCGAAGTCTTCTTCTTTAGAGATGCTCGAGACGGCGGTGTCTTGTCCTGACGAGTTTCGTTGTCCTCTCTCCAACGAGCTCATGCGTGATCCTGTCGTCTTGGCTTCTGGTCAG ACATACGACAAGTTATTCATCCAGAGATGGTTGAGTTCAGGCAACAGAACATGTCCCAAGACAGAACAAGTTCTGCCTCACACAGCTTTAACTCCCAATGTCTTAATCCGTGATATGATCTCTAAATGGTGCAAGACGGTTGGGTTAGAGACTAAGAATCTACATGAGTCCAAGAAAGCTGTCACTAGATCAGATCGTGAGATTTTCAATTCCTTGCTCTGTAAACTCTCGTCTTCTTCAAACATTCAAGATCAAAGATCAGCTGCAAAGGAGTTAAGACTTTTGACCAAGAAAGGAACCGAGTTTCGAGCTCTGTTCGGTGAATCTTCTGAAGGAATCACACGCTTGGTGAGTCCGTTGCTGTTGAACCGAGATGAGCAACTTCAAGAAGATGTGATCACAACGTTGCTGAACATATCTATACACGATGACAGCAACAAGAAGCTCGTCTGCGAAAACCCTAACGTGATTCCTCTCCTGATCGATGCATTAACGCGAGGAACCGTAGCCACGAGAAGCAATGCAGCTGCAGCGATCTTCACTCTCTCTGCTCTCGATTCGAACAAAGCGCTCATAGGGAAATCTGGAGTCTTGAAACCGCTTATCGATCTTTTAGAAGAAGGGAATCCATTAGCTATCAAAGACGCAGCCGCAGCGATCTTCACTCTCTGTATTGCACATGAGAACAGGAGCAGAGCTGTGAAGGAGGGAGCTGTTAGGGTTTTAGGTAAGAAAATCTCTGAAGGGTTGTATGTGGATGAGCTTTTAGCGTTATTAGCAATGCTTGTTACTCACTGGAAGGCTGTGGAGGAGCTGGGTGAGCTTGGTGGGGTGTCTTGGTTGCTAAAGATAACTAGGGAGAGTGAATGCAAGAGAAACAAAGAGAACGCGATTGTGATACTGCATACTATATGTTTTAGTGACAGGACAAAGTGGAAGGAGATCAGAGAAGAGGAGAGTGGTCATGGAACGATAACAAGGCTTGCGCGTGAAGGAACGTCTAGGGCGCAGAGGAAAGCCAATGGGATCTTGGATAGGCTGAGGAAAGCTATGAATCTTACTCACACTGCCTGA